Part of the Candidatus Macondimonas diazotrophica genome is shown below.
GCGCGGCAAGCAGATCCACCTCGCCAATGCACTCCGCCAGACCACTGGCCCGCAGCGCATCGCCCACGCGGGATCCGGCCGGCAGATCAACCGCCACACGCCAGACCTGATCCGGCCGGGCATAGACCACCGTCACCGTGATCGCAGCGCTTTCATCCGCCAACGCACGCGCTCCCATTTCCTCGGATCGACTGCCCTGCTTTCTGCGATGGGCTTGCTTTATAATCGCTCGCAAATGTCCAAAACAACTGCATCGAACGGCCATGGTACGGGCTCCACCATCGCCGTCAACAAAAAAGCCCGTCACGACTTCTTCATCGAAGAGCGCCTCGAAGCCGGGATCGCTTTGGAAGGCTGGGAGGTCAAGGCGCTGCGCGCCGGCCGCGTCCAATTGGTGGACAGCTACGTGATCATCAAGAACGGTGAAGCCTGGCTGCTGGGCGCCCTGATCACTGCACTGCCCACCGTGTCGACCCACTACGTTCCCGAGGCCCAGCGCACGCGCAAGCTCCTCCTGCACCGGCGTGAACTCGATCGGCTGATCGGCGCCGTGGAGCGCAAGGGCTACGCCATCATTGCGCTCGCCCTGTACTGGAAGCACGGTCGCTGCAAGGTCGAGCTCGGCCTCGCCAAAGGCAAGCAGGCCCACGACAAGCGCGCCAGCGAACGCGATCGCGACTGGCAGCGCGAGAAGGGCCGAATCATGAAACACGCGCGCTGACAGGGAACCTGCCGGCGCGTATAGTGTCTTACTCAACAACACGGGGGCGA
Proteins encoded:
- a CDS encoding RnfH family protein; amino-acid sequence: MADESAAITVTVVYARPDQVWRVAVDLPAGSRVGDALRASGLAECIGEVDLLAAPVGVFGEACERDRLLRAGDRVEIYRALPVDPKQARRRRAEQARAAAKSRQAGA
- the smpB gene encoding SsrA-binding protein SmpB, with the translated sequence MSKTTASNGHGTGSTIAVNKKARHDFFIEERLEAGIALEGWEVKALRAGRVQLVDSYVIIKNGEAWLLGALITALPTVSTHYVPEAQRTRKLLLHRRELDRLIGAVERKGYAIIALALYWKHGRCKVELGLAKGKQAHDKRASERDRDWQREKGRIMKHAR